In the genome of Longimicrobium sp., one region contains:
- a CDS encoding cupin domain-containing protein, producing MTTSNAGTVSIRNFRGEIRVRAEDTGGGATIVEHTLPPGYIAMPLHTHQRETETTYVLEGTLWVQVGKRVTKLGAGQTIVKPAGVPHTYWNEGRHDARFLDLVTPGGLEPWYEEVAAIIPVRGEVQIERVLEVSRRYGLEFDMDSLMDIMSRHEVVLA from the coding sequence ATGACGACGAGCAACGCGGGCACCGTCTCCATCCGCAACTTCCGCGGCGAGATCCGCGTGCGGGCGGAGGACACCGGTGGCGGCGCGACGATCGTGGAGCACACGCTGCCGCCGGGCTACATCGCCATGCCGCTGCACACGCACCAGCGCGAGACGGAGACGACGTACGTGCTGGAGGGGACGCTCTGGGTGCAGGTCGGCAAGCGCGTGACGAAGCTCGGCGCCGGCCAGACAATCGTGAAGCCCGCCGGCGTGCCGCACACGTATTGGAACGAGGGTCGGCATGACGCGCGCTTCCTCGACCTCGTCACCCCCGGCGGGCTGGAGCCGTGGTACGAGGAGGTCGCCGCGATCATCCCCGTCCGCGGCGAGGTGCAGATCGAGCGCGTGCTGGAGGTGTCACGGCGCTACGGTCTGGAGTTCGACATGGACAGCCTGATGGACATCATGTCGCGCCACGAGGTCGTCCTCGCCTGA
- a CDS encoding PQQ-dependent catabolism-associated beta-propeller protein, with translation MRSTALALLISLVSSPALAQQRAALAFVSNEGSRDISVIDTRTNRVVATIPVGVRPRGIQASPDGRRVYVALSDEHPNATSRGDAIAVIDVATRRVVARYAAGSDPEQFAVTPDGARLYASNEDAGTASATDLRTGRVLATLVVGIEPEGVAASPDGRWIYVTAETSNTVSVIDARANRVVTNILADLRPRAAAFSPDGARAYVTNEVSGTLMVVDTRTHQVLRSVELERGEGKPVGVVVSPDGARVYVANGAASAVTVLDARTLRQVARIPVGRRPWGIALTRDGRRLYAACGLANEVHVIDTATNRVVARVPVGNRPWGVAIAR, from the coding sequence ATGCGATCCACCGCTCTCGCGCTCCTCATCTCCCTCGTCTCGTCCCCCGCGCTCGCGCAGCAGCGGGCGGCGCTGGCGTTCGTGAGCAACGAGGGGTCGCGCGACATCAGCGTGATCGATACGCGCACCAACCGCGTCGTGGCCACCATCCCCGTGGGCGTGCGGCCGCGCGGCATCCAGGCGAGCCCCGACGGGCGGCGCGTGTACGTGGCGCTCAGCGACGAGCATCCCAACGCCACCAGCCGCGGCGACGCCATCGCCGTGATTGACGTGGCCACGCGGCGGGTGGTCGCGCGCTACGCCGCGGGCAGCGACCCGGAGCAGTTCGCCGTCACCCCCGACGGCGCGCGGCTCTATGCCTCCAACGAGGACGCGGGGACGGCGTCGGCGACCGACCTGCGCACCGGGCGCGTGCTGGCGACGCTCGTGGTCGGCATCGAGCCCGAGGGCGTGGCGGCGAGCCCCGACGGGCGCTGGATCTACGTCACCGCGGAGACGAGCAACACCGTCTCGGTGATCGACGCGCGCGCCAACCGCGTGGTGACCAACATCCTGGCCGACCTGCGCCCGCGCGCCGCCGCCTTCTCGCCCGACGGAGCGCGCGCGTACGTGACCAACGAGGTCAGCGGCACGCTGATGGTGGTGGACACGCGCACGCACCAGGTGCTCCGCAGCGTCGAGCTCGAGCGCGGCGAGGGGAAGCCGGTGGGCGTCGTGGTGTCGCCCGACGGGGCGCGCGTGTACGTTGCCAACGGGGCCGCGTCGGCGGTCACCGTGCTGGACGCGCGCACGCTGCGCCAGGTCGCGCGCATCCCCGTGGGCCGGCGGCCGTGGGGGATCGCGCTCACCCGCGACGGGCGGCGCCTCTACGCCGCCTGCGGCCTGGCCAACGAGGTGCACGTGATCGACACCGCCACGAACCGCGTCGTCGCGCGCGTCCCCGTCGGCAACCGGCCATGGGGCGTGGCCATCGCGCGGTAG
- a CDS encoding ABC transporter substrate-binding protein translates to MPAASAQQPNGDTLRIGLVLPDSAARTPAMASAARGVVMGAEEAARSAALFGRTVRLVEGADAARLVGEGRVLALLGGFGDAECRALGGLAQARGVVFVDLGCAGDALRGRECRRASFHVAPSAAMRAVASALAGVAGGGVEMWDTRLERFGADQLNQRFRARFGEGMDSQGWAGWFAVKMLWESALRARSAEPAALLRYLESDAAQFDGHKGRPLSFRPWDHQLRQPLYVAAPSADAPVEVPRAQPGADESSREVLDRLGTPREKSECRMGEARPGDRLRGE, encoded by the coding sequence ATGCCGGCCGCGTCCGCGCAGCAGCCGAACGGCGACACGCTGCGGATCGGGCTCGTGCTTCCCGACTCCGCCGCGCGCACGCCGGCCATGGCGAGCGCCGCGCGCGGGGTGGTGATGGGGGCGGAGGAGGCCGCGCGCTCGGCGGCGCTCTTCGGCCGCACGGTGCGGCTGGTGGAGGGCGCGGACGCGGCGCGGCTGGTCGGCGAGGGCCGCGTGCTGGCGCTGCTGGGCGGCTTCGGCGACGCGGAGTGCCGCGCGCTGGGCGGGCTGGCGCAGGCGCGCGGGGTGGTCTTCGTCGACTTGGGGTGCGCTGGGGATGCGCTGCGCGGCCGCGAGTGCCGCCGCGCGAGCTTCCACGTCGCCCCCAGCGCGGCGATGCGCGCGGTCGCTTCGGCACTGGCGGGGGTGGCGGGCGGTGGGGTGGAGATGTGGGACACGCGGCTGGAGCGGTTCGGCGCGGACCAGCTCAACCAGCGGTTCCGCGCGCGGTTCGGCGAGGGTATGGACTCCCAGGGGTGGGCGGGGTGGTTCGCGGTGAAGATGCTCTGGGAGTCCGCCCTCCGCGCGCGTTCGGCCGAGCCGGCGGCGCTGCTGCGGTATCTTGAATCCGACGCGGCGCAGTTCGACGGGCACAAGGGGCGCCCGCTCTCCTTCCGCCCCTGGGACCACCAGCTTCGCCAGCCGCTCTACGTCGCCGCGCCGTCCGCGGACGCGCCCGTCGAGGTGCCGCGCGCGCAGCCCGGCGCCGACGAGTCGTCGCGCGAGGTGCTGGACCGCCTCGGCACGCCGCGGGAGAAGTCGGAGTGCCGGATGGGTGAGGCTCGTCCCGGCGATCGGTTGAGGGGCGAATAA
- a CDS encoding formate/nitrite transporter family protein — MAESPEQREDEDRPERAPELKPREREKADEEESLSADITHEVIRREGQEELKRSTAALAWSGLAAGLAMGFSFVAEGIIRSHLPAGVAWTPLVAKLGYPFGFLIVILGSQQLFTENTLTVIVPLLADRTREMFGHVARLWSVVLVTNLVGALLFALVLAKTELFRPEIHHAFREIAAKAVESGFWLTVLKGVFAGWLIALLVWMLPAAETSHVLVIIAITWLVGVGEFSHIIAGAAEVFYLGWTGTLGWGGVLGRFIVPTLIGNVLGGVTLVSALNHAQVTAGGGKPHG, encoded by the coding sequence GTGGCCGAATCTCCCGAACAGCGCGAAGACGAAGACCGCCCGGAACGCGCGCCCGAGCTGAAGCCGCGCGAGCGGGAGAAGGCCGACGAGGAAGAGTCGCTGAGCGCCGACATCACCCACGAGGTGATCCGCCGAGAGGGCCAGGAGGAGCTCAAGCGCTCGACCGCGGCGCTGGCGTGGAGCGGACTGGCGGCGGGGCTGGCGATGGGGTTCTCCTTCGTCGCTGAAGGGATCATCCGGAGCCACCTTCCCGCAGGCGTGGCGTGGACGCCGCTGGTGGCCAAGCTCGGATATCCGTTCGGGTTCCTGATCGTGATCCTCGGCAGCCAGCAGCTCTTCACCGAGAACACGCTCACGGTGATCGTACCGCTCCTCGCGGACCGCACGCGCGAGATGTTCGGCCACGTGGCGCGGCTGTGGAGCGTGGTGCTGGTGACGAACCTCGTCGGCGCGCTGCTTTTCGCGCTCGTCTTGGCGAAGACGGAGTTGTTCAGGCCGGAGATCCATCACGCTTTCCGCGAGATCGCGGCGAAGGCGGTGGAGAGCGGCTTCTGGCTGACGGTGCTGAAGGGCGTGTTCGCCGGGTGGCTGATCGCGCTGCTGGTGTGGATGCTCCCCGCCGCGGAGACGTCGCACGTGCTGGTGATCATCGCCATCACCTGGCTGGTGGGCGTGGGCGAGTTCTCGCACATCATCGCGGGCGCCGCCGAGGTGTTCTACCTGGGATGGACGGGCACGCTGGGATGGGGCGGCGTGCTGGGCCGCTTCATCGTCCCCACGCTGATCGGCAACGTGCTGGGCGGGGTAACGCTCGTCTCCGCGCTCAACCACGCGCAGGTCACCGCGGGCGGCGGCAAGCCGCATGGATGA
- a CDS encoding methanol/ethanol family PQQ-dependent dehydrogenase, translated as MRLGELVRPSILNPPLRLAAAALLLTAACDGKENRNTGTAPRFGGRSEPLASAITDTTEDGQWTMPAHDYASTRYSRLAQINAQNVPNLKLAWTFSTGVVRGHEAAPLVVNNTLYVVTPFPNLLYALDLTKPGAPVKWSYDPKPASAAQGVACCDLVNRGAMYADGKIVYNVLDGHTVAVDANTGQEVWKARVADYNKGESLTMAPLVVKDKVLVGNSGGEFGVRGWVTALNLSDGTLAWRAYNTGPDAEVLIGPEFKPFYQSDQGKDLGVTTWPPDAWKIGGGTMWGWISYDPALNLIYHGTANPGPWNADQRPGDNKWTAGIFARNPDNGHARWFYQWSPHDLWDYDGINEQLLLDLPIGGRTVRALVRPERNGYVYVLDRTTGQVLSANPFVHVTSTLGVDLKTGRPIENTALHPETGKVVRDICPAAPGAKDWQPSAFSPRTGLLYLPHQNLCMDFEGVEASYIAGTPFVGANVKMYAGHGGYRGALTAWDPVRGRIAWQDKENLPVWSGALATAGDVVFYGTMDGWFKAVDARSGRLLWQFKCGSGIIGQPITYRGPDGKQYVAILSGVGGWAGAIVAGGLDPRDSTGALGFVNAMKDLPQYSTKGGMLYVFSL; from the coding sequence GTGAGGCTGGGCGAACTGGTGCGTCCCTCGATCCTCAATCCACCCTTGCGGCTGGCCGCGGCGGCGCTGCTGCTGACGGCGGCATGCGACGGCAAGGAAAACCGCAACACGGGCACCGCGCCGCGGTTCGGCGGGCGCTCCGAGCCGCTGGCCAGCGCCATCACCGACACGACCGAGGACGGGCAGTGGACCATGCCCGCCCACGACTACGCCAGCACCCGCTACAGCCGGCTGGCGCAGATCAACGCGCAGAACGTTCCCAACCTCAAGCTGGCGTGGACCTTCAGCACCGGCGTGGTCCGCGGCCACGAGGCCGCGCCGCTGGTGGTGAACAACACCCTGTACGTGGTGACGCCCTTCCCCAACCTCCTCTACGCGCTGGACCTGACGAAGCCCGGCGCGCCGGTGAAGTGGAGCTACGACCCCAAGCCCGCCAGCGCCGCGCAGGGGGTGGCCTGCTGCGACCTGGTGAACCGCGGGGCGATGTACGCGGACGGGAAGATCGTCTACAACGTGCTCGACGGGCACACGGTGGCCGTCGACGCCAACACCGGGCAGGAGGTGTGGAAGGCGCGCGTCGCCGACTACAACAAGGGCGAGTCGCTGACCATGGCGCCGCTGGTGGTGAAGGACAAGGTGCTGGTGGGCAACAGCGGCGGCGAGTTCGGCGTGCGCGGCTGGGTGACGGCGCTCAACCTCTCCGACGGCACCCTCGCCTGGCGCGCGTACAACACGGGGCCCGACGCCGAGGTGCTGATCGGCCCCGAGTTCAAGCCGTTCTACCAGTCCGACCAGGGAAAGGACCTGGGCGTCACCACCTGGCCGCCCGACGCGTGGAAGATCGGCGGGGGGACGATGTGGGGATGGATCAGCTACGACCCCGCGCTGAACCTGATCTACCACGGCACGGCCAACCCCGGCCCCTGGAACGCCGACCAGCGCCCGGGCGACAACAAGTGGACGGCGGGGATCTTCGCGCGGAACCCCGACAACGGGCACGCGCGCTGGTTCTACCAGTGGAGCCCGCACGACCTGTGGGACTACGACGGGATCAACGAGCAGCTCCTCCTCGACCTTCCCATCGGCGGGCGCACGGTGCGCGCGCTCGTCCGCCCCGAGCGCAACGGCTACGTCTACGTGCTCGACCGCACGACCGGGCAGGTGCTCTCCGCCAACCCGTTCGTGCACGTGACCAGCACGCTGGGGGTGGACCTGAAGACGGGGCGGCCGATCGAGAACACGGCGCTGCACCCCGAGACGGGGAAGGTGGTGCGCGACATCTGCCCCGCCGCGCCCGGCGCCAAGGACTGGCAGCCGAGCGCCTTCTCGCCGCGCACGGGGCTGCTGTACCTGCCGCACCAGAACCTGTGCATGGACTTCGAGGGGGTCGAGGCCAGCTACATCGCCGGAACTCCCTTCGTTGGCGCCAACGTGAAGATGTACGCGGGCCACGGCGGCTATCGCGGCGCGCTGACCGCGTGGGACCCCGTCCGCGGCCGCATCGCCTGGCAGGATAAGGAGAACCTTCCCGTCTGGAGCGGCGCGCTGGCGACCGCGGGCGACGTGGTGTTCTACGGGACGATGGACGGGTGGTTCAAGGCGGTGGACGCGCGCAGCGGCCGGCTCCTCTGGCAGTTCAAGTGCGGCTCGGGGATCATCGGCCAGCCGATCACCTACCGCGGGCCCGACGGCAAGCAGTACGTCGCGATCCTCTCCGGCGTCGGCGGGTGGGCGGGCGCCATCGTCGCCGGCGGGCTGGACCCGCGCGACAGCACCGGCGCGCTGGGCTTCGTCAACGCGATGAAGGACCTGCCGCAGTACTCGACCAAGGGCGGGATGCTGTATGTGTTCTCGCTTTGA
- a CDS encoding substrate-binding domain-containing protein, which yields MRKWARRAAGRRARSRFAFALSHSRTFALLLLAACARADATPARELRVCADPNNLPFSNRAGQGFENRIAELVARDLGARVSYTWWPQRRGFFRETIRAGKCDVVIGVPASFELVEPTRPYYRSSYVFIARKDRGLHLRSFDDPRLKTLKIGVQIVGDDGFNTPPVHALARRGVVGNLRGYTLYGDYARPNPPAGIIDAVARGEVDVAIAWGPLAGYFAGREGVEMEIAPVEPQIDPPFLPFVWDISMGTRRGDTLRTRLDDVITRRRAEIDRILSEYGVPRVEGRRR from the coding sequence GTGCGAAAGTGGGCTCGTCGCGCCGCCGGCCGGCGTGCGCGCTCGCGATTCGCTTTCGCACTCTCGCACTCTCGCACTTTCGCACTTCTGCTGCTGGCCGCCTGCGCCCGCGCCGACGCCACCCCCGCGCGGGAGCTCCGCGTCTGCGCCGATCCCAACAACCTCCCGTTCTCCAACCGCGCGGGACAGGGGTTCGAGAACCGCATCGCCGAGCTGGTGGCGCGCGACCTGGGCGCGCGGGTGAGCTACACCTGGTGGCCGCAGCGCCGCGGCTTCTTCCGCGAGACCATCCGCGCGGGAAAGTGCGACGTGGTGATCGGCGTCCCCGCGTCGTTCGAGCTGGTGGAGCCGACCCGGCCCTATTACCGCTCGTCGTACGTCTTCATCGCCCGCAAGGACCGCGGGCTGCACCTGCGCTCGTTCGACGATCCCCGTCTCAAGACCCTGAAGATCGGCGTGCAGATCGTGGGCGACGACGGCTTCAACACGCCGCCGGTGCACGCGCTCGCCCGCCGCGGCGTGGTCGGCAACCTCCGCGGCTACACCCTCTACGGCGACTACGCGCGCCCCAATCCCCCCGCCGGGATCATCGACGCGGTCGCGCGCGGGGAGGTCGACGTGGCCATCGCCTGGGGGCCGCTGGCGGGCTACTTCGCCGGGCGGGAGGGGGTGGAGATGGAGATCGCGCCGGTGGAGCCGCAGATCGATCCGCCGTTCCTGCCGTTCGTGTGGGACATCTCCATGGGCACGCGCCGCGGCGACACGCTGCGCACGCGCCTGGATGACGTCATCACCCGCCGGCGGGCGGAGATCGACCGCATCCTCAGCGAGTACGGCGTGCCCCGCGTGGAAGGGAGGCGGAGGTGA
- a CDS encoding cytochrome c, whose amino-acid sequence MRRPGPRGARLAVGAMAITLAACQREDRHFREVPPSATPGSVVQTSGGFVPGPPQPEVQARSAYLTNAYAVSEGESLYNQMNCVGCHFHGGGGIGPPLMDDKWIYGAQPENIYQSIEEGRPNGMPAWGSRLSSDQIWKITAYVLSMSGQIRKDVAPGRQDHMQGKKQEQGTEVMPPKPYGGQPPSTVFP is encoded by the coding sequence GTGAGGAGACCGGGTCCGCGCGGGGCACGCCTCGCCGTGGGGGCGATGGCGATCACGCTGGCCGCGTGCCAGCGCGAGGACCGCCACTTCCGCGAGGTGCCGCCCTCGGCCACGCCGGGATCGGTGGTGCAGACGTCGGGCGGCTTCGTCCCCGGCCCGCCGCAGCCCGAGGTGCAGGCGCGCAGCGCGTACCTGACCAACGCCTACGCCGTCAGCGAGGGCGAGAGCCTGTACAACCAGATGAACTGCGTGGGATGCCACTTCCACGGCGGCGGGGGGATCGGGCCGCCGCTGATGGACGACAAGTGGATCTACGGCGCGCAGCCGGAGAACATCTACCAGTCCATCGAGGAGGGCCGCCCCAACGGGATGCCCGCCTGGGGCTCGCGGCTGTCGAGCGACCAGATCTGGAAGATCACCGCCTACGTGCTCTCCATGTCGGGCCAGATCAGGAAGGACGTGGCGCCCGGCCGGCAGGACCACATGCAGGGGAAGAAGCAGGAGCAGGGCACCGAGGTGATGCCGCCGAAGCCCTACGGCGGCCAGCCCCCGTCGACGGTCTTTCCATGA
- the coxB gene encoding cytochrome c oxidase subunit II translates to MLNPAGPQADSIFGLWTYMWIASTAVFAAVMVALAMALVRGRRRDAPDVSEAGEGRARRTIVVATGITLAILLATLVASYLTGRAYAVTPESGRPLQITLIGHQWWWEVTYNDSLSSRSLSTANEIHIPVGRTVVVKMTSSDVIHSFWVPNLAGKKDMIPGYSSTMWLRADRPGVFRGQCAEFCGHQHAKMALLVVAEPPAEFARWYDAQLADNMPPTDTTQSTGKNVFMSHGCVLCHTIRGTDAGGRVGPDLTHLATRRTLAAGTIPNNRGWLGGWVMDPQGIKPGAKMPPNDMRPDELQALLAYLQSLR, encoded by the coding sequence ATGCTGAACCCGGCGGGGCCGCAGGCGGACAGCATCTTCGGGCTGTGGACGTACATGTGGATCGCCTCCACCGCCGTCTTCGCCGCGGTGATGGTCGCGCTGGCGATGGCGCTGGTGCGCGGGCGGCGGCGCGACGCACCCGACGTGAGCGAGGCGGGGGAGGGAAGGGCGCGGCGCACGATCGTCGTCGCCACGGGGATCACCCTCGCCATCCTCCTGGCGACGCTGGTGGCGAGCTATCTCACCGGCCGCGCGTACGCGGTGACGCCGGAGAGCGGGCGGCCGCTGCAGATCACCCTGATCGGGCACCAGTGGTGGTGGGAGGTCACGTACAACGACTCGCTGAGCAGCCGCAGCCTCTCCACCGCCAACGAGATCCACATCCCCGTGGGCCGCACGGTGGTGGTGAAGATGACCAGCTCGGACGTGATCCACTCCTTCTGGGTGCCCAACCTGGCGGGGAAGAAGGACATGATCCCCGGCTACAGCAGCACGATGTGGCTGCGCGCCGACCGGCCCGGCGTGTTCCGCGGCCAGTGCGCCGAGTTCTGCGGCCACCAGCACGCGAAGATGGCGCTCCTCGTGGTCGCCGAGCCGCCCGCGGAGTTCGCGCGCTGGTACGACGCGCAGCTCGCCGACAACATGCCGCCCACCGACACCACGCAGAGCACCGGAAAGAACGTGTTCATGAGCCACGGCTGCGTGCTCTGCCACACCATCCGCGGCACCGACGCGGGCGGGCGGGTGGGGCCGGACCTGACGCACCTCGCCACGCGGCGGACCCTCGCCGCGGGAACCATCCCCAACAACCGCGGGTGGCTGGGGGGATGGGTGATGGACCCGCAGGGGATCAAGCCCGGGGCCAAGATGCCGCCCAACGACATGCGCCCCGACGAGCTTCAGGCGCTGCTCGCGTACCTCCAGAGCCTCCGCTAG
- the ctaD gene encoding cytochrome c oxidase subunit I: MASVEADVIADRDDSADLAALERSWREPPGLWGWLITVDHKRIGKRYIATALVFFLLAGLEALAMRVQLARPENGFLGPDRYDQFFTMHGTTMMFLFAVPVMLAWGIYLVPQMVGTRDVAFPRLNAYGYWVYLIGASFIYVQFLLNTGTDVGWFAYVPLAGPEFSPGKRVDTWAQMVTFTEIAALIAAIEIVVTVFKQRAPGMSLNRLPLYVWSMVVVAFMVIFAMPAVAVASTFLLAMDRLVGTHFFNPAEGGDPLLWQHMFWFFGHPEVYIIFIPGLGFVSSIVTTFTRRPVFGYVAMVLSLIATGFIAFGLWVHHMFATPIPQLGQSFFTAASMMIAIPSGVQIFCWIATLWLGKPRFQTPLLYALGFIVIFVIGGLTGVMIASVPFDLQVHDTFFIVAHFHYVLIGGAVFPLLGAITYWFPKVTGRLTSERLGKIGFWLVFTGVNVTFFPMHFLGLMGMTRRVYTYLPGQGWGGLNLLSTIGAFVIAAGVIVFLYNLAASWRFGAPAGDDPWGADTLEWAIPSPPPPYNHARIPIVQGRAALWSMTPDRPVVVGLNETRREVLVTTVMDAEPDNRQESPGPTPVPFFAALATGFLLILLVFTFQALWIGAIPLGLALFAWAWPRHPDRAWRLDAEAGR, encoded by the coding sequence ATGGCGTCCGTCGAAGCCGACGTGATCGCGGATCGCGACGATTCCGCCGACCTGGCCGCCCTGGAGCGCTCGTGGCGCGAGCCGCCGGGCCTGTGGGGATGGCTCATCACCGTCGACCACAAGCGCATCGGCAAGCGCTACATCGCCACCGCGCTGGTCTTCTTCCTCCTGGCCGGCCTGGAGGCGCTGGCGATGCGCGTCCAGCTCGCCCGGCCGGAGAACGGCTTCCTGGGGCCCGACCGCTACGACCAGTTCTTCACCATGCATGGCACCACGATGATGTTCCTGTTCGCGGTGCCGGTGATGCTGGCCTGGGGGATCTACCTCGTCCCGCAGATGGTGGGGACGCGCGACGTGGCCTTTCCCCGGCTGAACGCGTACGGCTACTGGGTCTACCTGATCGGCGCGTCGTTCATCTACGTCCAGTTCCTCCTGAACACCGGGACGGACGTGGGGTGGTTCGCCTACGTCCCCCTGGCCGGCCCCGAGTTCTCGCCGGGGAAGCGCGTGGACACCTGGGCGCAGATGGTGACCTTCACCGAGATCGCCGCGCTGATCGCCGCCATCGAGATCGTCGTCACCGTCTTCAAGCAGCGCGCGCCGGGGATGAGCCTCAACCGGCTCCCGCTCTACGTCTGGTCGATGGTGGTGGTCGCCTTCATGGTGATCTTCGCCATGCCCGCCGTGGCCGTGGCCAGCACCTTCCTGCTGGCGATGGACCGGCTGGTGGGGACGCACTTCTTCAACCCCGCCGAGGGGGGCGACCCGCTCCTCTGGCAGCACATGTTCTGGTTCTTCGGGCACCCCGAGGTCTACATCATCTTCATCCCCGGCCTGGGGTTCGTCTCCTCCATCGTCACCACCTTCACCCGGCGGCCGGTGTTCGGCTACGTGGCCATGGTGCTCTCGCTCATCGCCACCGGTTTCATCGCGTTCGGGCTGTGGGTGCACCACATGTTCGCCACCCCCATCCCGCAGCTGGGGCAGAGCTTCTTCACCGCGGCCAGCATGATGATCGCCATCCCCAGCGGGGTGCAGATCTTCTGCTGGATCGCCACCCTCTGGCTGGGGAAGCCGCGCTTCCAGACGCCGCTGCTGTACGCCCTCGGCTTCATCGTCATCTTCGTCATCGGCGGGCTCACGGGGGTGATGATCGCCTCGGTGCCCTTCGACCTGCAGGTGCACGACACCTTCTTCATCGTCGCCCACTTCCACTACGTGCTGATCGGCGGGGCCGTCTTCCCCCTGCTGGGCGCCATCACCTACTGGTTCCCCAAGGTCACGGGGCGATTGACGAGCGAGCGGCTGGGGAAGATCGGGTTCTGGCTCGTCTTCACCGGCGTGAACGTGACCTTCTTCCCCATGCACTTCCTGGGGCTGATGGGGATGACGCGGCGGGTCTACACCTACCTCCCCGGCCAGGGGTGGGGGGGCCTCAATCTCCTCTCGACCATCGGCGCGTTCGTCATCGCCGCGGGGGTGATCGTCTTCCTCTACAACCTCGCCGCCAGCTGGCGCTTCGGCGCGCCGGCGGGGGACGACCCCTGGGGCGCCGACACGCTGGAGTGGGCGATTCCCAGTCCGCCGCCGCCGTACAACCACGCGCGCATCCCCATCGTGCAGGGCCGCGCCGCGCTCTGGTCGATGACCCCCGACCGCCCCGTCGTCGTCGGGCTGAACGAGACGCGCCGCGAGGTGCTGGTGACCACCGTGATGGACGCGGAGCCGGACAACCGGCAGGAGTCGCCCGGGCCCACGCCGGTGCCCTTCTTCGCCGCGCTGGCGACGGGGTTCCTGCTGATCCTGCTGGTGTTCACCTTCCAGGCGCTGTGGATCGGCGCCATCCCGCTGGGGCTGGCGCTGTTCGCCTGGGCGTGGCCGCGGCATCCGGACAGGGCGTGGCGGCTGGACGCGGAGGCGGGGCGATGA
- a CDS encoding c-type cytochrome: MSARRLRLACLAALALAAACETRARVDDAQAMQLTHGGRPGMGRRWMELYGCGGCHVVPGVPGARGRVGPPLDNVAARLFVGGVTENKPDNLIAWIQDPQRVDSSTAMPRTGVTERQARDIAAYLYTLAH, translated from the coding sequence ATGAGCGCGCGCCGCCTCCGCCTGGCCTGCCTGGCCGCGCTCGCGCTGGCCGCCGCGTGCGAGACCCGCGCGCGCGTGGACGACGCGCAGGCGATGCAGCTCACCCACGGCGGGCGGCCGGGGATGGGGCGGCGGTGGATGGAGCTCTACGGCTGCGGGGGATGCCACGTGGTCCCCGGCGTTCCCGGCGCGCGGGGGCGGGTGGGGCCGCCGCTGGACAACGTGGCCGCGCGCCTCTTCGTCGGCGGGGTGACGGAGAACAAGCCCGACAACCTGATCGCCTGGATCCAGGACCCGCAGCGGGTGGATTCGTCCACCGCGATGCCCAGGACCGGCGTCACCGAGCGCCAGGCCCGCGATATCGCCGCCTACCTCTACACGCTCGCGCACTGA
- a CDS encoding YetF domain-containing protein has translation MDGSIFFHGFGPLGRTLLVGLISYATLVVLLRLSGKRAISKMNIFDFVVVVAIGSTLANVITTPDLDLADGLAALFVLVAVQHLISWATAHSHRVEKWVNGEPTLLLYRGQCIETVMKAHRVTKQEVRAAVRMAGLSSLDHAHAVVLETDGVFSVIEEGGALCRNVMVDVAGYPRDLETTD, from the coding sequence ATGGACGGATCGATCTTCTTCCACGGCTTCGGCCCGCTGGGGCGTACGCTCCTGGTGGGCCTGATCTCGTACGCCACGCTCGTCGTCCTCCTGCGGCTCAGCGGCAAGCGCGCGATCTCGAAGATGAACATCTTCGATTTCGTCGTCGTGGTGGCCATCGGCTCCACGCTGGCCAACGTCATCACCACGCCGGACCTGGACCTGGCCGACGGGCTGGCGGCGCTTTTCGTCCTGGTGGCGGTGCAGCACCTGATCTCGTGGGCCACGGCGCACTCGCACCGGGTGGAGAAGTGGGTGAACGGCGAGCCCACGCTCCTCCTCTACCGCGGCCAGTGCATCGAGACGGTGATGAAGGCGCACCGGGTGACGAAGCAGGAGGTTCGCGCCGCCGTGCGCATGGCGGGGCTGTCGTCGCTCGACCACGCGCACGCCGTGGTGCTGGAGACCGACGGGGTGTTCAGCGTGATCGAGGAGGGCGGCGCGCTCTGCCGCAACGTGATGGTGGACGTCGCCGGCTACCCCCGCGACCTGGAGACCACCGACTGA